One Phaseolus vulgaris cultivar G19833 chromosome 4, P. vulgaris v2.0, whole genome shotgun sequence DNA window includes the following coding sequences:
- the LOC137837532 gene encoding probable NADH dehydrogenase [ubiquinone] 1 alpha subcomplex subunit 5, mitochondrial yields the protein MFLRAVARPLMAKVKASTGIVGLEVVPNAREVLIGLYSKTLKEIQKVPEDEGYRKAVESFTKHRLSVCKEEEDWETIEKRLACGQVEELIEEAQDELKLISHMIEWDPWGVPDDYECEVIENDAPVPKHVPLHRPPPLPTEFHKTLEELSSSSGKDTSAASSSESPSTT from the exons ATGTTTCTACGGGCGGTGGCGCGGCCATTGATGGCGAAGGTAAAGGCCTCGACAGGGATCGTTGGTTTGGAGGTGGTGCCGAACGCGAGGGAGGTGCTGATCGGACTCTACAGCAAGACGCTGAAGGAGATCCAGAAGGTTCCAGAAGACGAGGGTTACCGCAAGGCGGTGGAGAGCTTCACGAAGCATCGGCTGAGCGTGTGCAAAGAGGAGGAGGACTGGGAGACCATCGAGAAACGTCTTGCTTGCGGCCAGGTCGAGGAACTCATCGAAGAGGCTCAAGATGAGCTCAAGCTCATTTCCCATATGATCG AGTGGGATCCGTGGGGTGTTCCAGATGATTATGAATGTGAGGTGATTGAGAACGATGCACCAGTTCCTAAGCATGTTCCTCTCCACCGACCTCCTCCTCTCCCTACAGAATTTCACAAGACGCTAGAGGAACTTTCGTCGTCATCAGGAAAAGATACTTCTGCTGCCAGCTCTAGTGAATCACCTTCGACGACATGA